One genomic window of Solanum dulcamara chromosome 10, daSolDulc1.2, whole genome shotgun sequence includes the following:
- the LOC129870773 gene encoding putative GEM-like protein 8 has product MKNLIGGNVPMSSAVCSFERQPKRLLSLSSCQNHIPSANAKILPKSKQRKSVISKMNKLGERMDSLAQGIREHVSLSPKLTETVKGKLSLGAKILQVGGLEKIFKQKFSVRDDEKLLKVSQCYLSTTTGPIAGLLYISTDKIAFCSERSIKLLSPTGKLLRIYYKVSIPISNIMKAKESENREKPSQKYIQVITEDDFEFWFMGFLNHQKTERCLQQAISSTSSS; this is encoded by the exons ATGAAGAACTTAATTGGTGGAAATGTTCCCATGAGTTCAGCAGTATGTTCATTTGAAAGGCAGCCAAAAAGACTACTATCCCTATCTTCTTGCCAAAACCATATTCCATCTGCAAATGCAAAAATCTTACCTAAATCAAAGCAAC GAAAATCTGTGATTAGTAAGATGAACAAACTGGGAGAAAGGATGGATTCTCTTGCACAAGGCATCCGTGAGCATG TGAGCCTAAGCCCAAAGCTAACAGAGACTGTAAAGGGAAAATTGAGCCTTGGAGCAAAAATTCTTCAAGTAGGAGGGTTGGAGAAGATATTCAAGCAGAAGTTTAGTGTTAGAGATGATGAAAAATTATTGAAGGTTTCTCAATGCTATTTATCAACTACAACTGGTCCAATAGCAGGCCTTCTCTACATCTCTACCGATAAGATTGCTTTCTGCAGTGAGAGATCAATAAAGCTCTTATCTCCAACTGGAAAGTTGCTTAGAATCTACTATAAG GTGTCGATCCCAATAAGTAACATAATGAAagcaaaagaaagtgaaaataGGGAAAAACCATCACAGAAGTATATACAAGTAATTACAGAGGATGATTTTGAGTTCTGGTTTATGGGATTCCTTAATCATCAAAAGACTGAGAGATGTCTGCAGCAGGCAATTTCAAGTACTTCAAGCAGCTAA